A single window of Liolophura sinensis isolate JHLJ2023 chromosome 6, CUHK_Ljap_v2, whole genome shotgun sequence DNA harbors:
- the LOC135469080 gene encoding glutamate receptor ionotropic, kainate glr-3-like, translated as MNFSYTLYEPADGDWGVRRNDGHWTGLVGELQLRRANITIAPLAVTADREEVVDFAFPFYYDYNGVLIKKPDASELKWRTLVDIFTYPVYIGIVVSLPIMTLFVYLSERFNPFYRGYTDEQLRAYPGLHNFQDALWYMYGALLTQGGVFLPKSQTGRTLLSFWWLYSIIMVASYSGNLIASLTVTTDRLPFNSLKEMISQSDYKWGTTSGTYLNVLFEDSNLTVYRKLWEGMKFFPDAMNDSHETHIKMVKEGGYAYMNDKSGMMKWVSKECDLILIKEEFFPMTYAIGLPNDSPYKDMFSHQMLKIVESGLMHIWKQKWWPKRNFCTGPVKAVAKRIELIDVQSAFYILFIGGVLGSIVIFVENIRKKYLDSKGTMDDNSNVQHISSSTFPVQVTDQTL; from the exons ATGAATTTTAG ttacaCGTTATATGAACCCGCTGACGGTGATTGGGGAGTTCGACGGAACGATGGCCATTGGACTGGCTTGGTTGGAGAGCTGCAGTTAAGG agaGCAAATATAACGATAGCTCCGTTGGCTGTAACTGCGGATCGGGAAGAAGTTGTGGACTTCGCTTTCCCGTTTTATTACGATTATAACGGAGTATTAATAAAAAAGCCGGATGCCAGTGAGCTAAAATGGCGGACTTTAgttgatatatttacatatcctGTGTACATCGGGATAGTTGTTTCTTTGCCTATTATGACTTTATTTGTGTACTTAAGTGAGAGGTTTAATCCTTTCTACCGAGGGTACACAGATGAACAACTCCGAGCTTACCCGGGTCTGCACAACTTCCAGGACGCCCTCTGGTATATGTATGGGGCACTACTTACGCAGG GAGGTGTTTTTCTACCCAAGTCCCAAACAGGCCGAACGTTGTTGAGCTTCTGGTGGCTCTACTCTATCATCATGGTGGCCAGCTACAGCGGTAATCTGATAGCTTCCCTGACCGTTACCACCGACAGGTTGCCTTTCAACTCCCTAAAGGAAATGATATCACAGAGTGACTACAAATGGGGGACCACATCCGGTACTTACCTGAATGTGCTCTTTGAG GACTCCAACTTAACGGTATACCGAAAACTATGGGAAGGTATGAAGTTCTTCCCGGACGCCATGAATGATTCCCATGAAACTCACATTAAGATGGTGAAAGAAGGCGGCTATGCATACATGAATGACAAATCAGGCATGATGAAGTGGGTGTCTAAAGAATGTGACCTGATCCTGATCAAAGAGGAGTTCTTCCCCATGACCTACGCCATTGGCCTTCCCAACGATTCGCCATACAAAGACATGTTCTCACACCA GATGCTGAAAATCGTCGAGAGTGGATTGATGCATATTTGGAAGCAGAAGTGGTGGCCAAAGCGTAACTTCTGCACTGGACCCGTCAAGGCTGTGGCAAAGAGGATAGAACTTATCGACGTCCAAAGCGCCTTTTATATCCTATTTATAGGAGGAGTTCTTGGCTCTATTGTAATATTCGTAGAAAATATACGGAAAAAATACTTGGATTCAAAAGGAACAATGGACGATAATTCAAACGTTCAGCATATATCTTCTTCCACATTTCCTGTCCAAGTTACAGATCAAACGTTGTGA